In the Panulirus ornatus isolate Po-2019 chromosome 57, ASM3632096v1, whole genome shotgun sequence genome, one interval contains:
- the LOC139766229 gene encoding beta-1,4-glucuronyltransferase 1-like, whose translation MLLNYKVVVGGEGGGRWCVCGKVRDMVWTRAWRRWQQWACVGAAVVVGAWLLLAAPCALLACPPQDTAEASATNTDQSSEEYDAAQLVCTIISFVPARRPLESRGSPQLGDNGPYSVVSNWLPAARTYTVNESVTYTTHTTPEMISHVGELAVRWTGPLSVAIFVPRSDFCLAAARVAHLRACGPPAVRERVTWHLFWPRDTPPGADWHQVVEEDSVDCNDDKTALVRGYRAIKSLPYPVNVARNVARSAAPTWFVLPSDVELYPSQGLAEQFLGLIQLVNEEKEVRVSSVWPRVYVVPVFEVATVVPLNKEELVHQYLQNDAVYFHRHICAHCQRFPGLADWVHQLGTPGTLQVFSVVKRQYPYHRWEPIYICTKDEPLYDERLSWEGLQDKMTQMHELCLRGYNLVILDRAFLVHAPGIKRRNKNKAKDDAWRDPFVSKNSRIYDQIMEEMQNKFGPSEKCRRH comes from the exons gtggtggtgggtggtgagggtggaggtagatggtgtgtgtgtgggaaggtacGCGACATGGTGTGGACACGAGCATGGCGAAGGTGGCAGCAATGGGCGTGCGtgggggcggcggtggtggtaggCGCCTGGCTGCTGTTGGCTGCTCCGTGCGCCCTCCTAGCCTGCCCACCACAGGATACAGCTGAGGCCAGTGCCACTAATACTGACCAGTCCAGTGAGGAATACGATGCTGCTCAGCTGGTGTGCACCATCATCTCTTTTGTACCTGCAAGACGCCCGCTTGAGTCGCGTGGGTCCCCACAGCTAGGTGATAATGGGCCGTACAGTGTAGTATCTAACTGGCTGCCAGCCGCCCGCACCTACACTGTCAATGAGTCGgtgacatacacaacacacacgacacctgAGATGATCTCCCATGTTGGGGAGCTGGCTGTACGCTGGACCGGGCCACTCTCTGTGGCAATCTTCGTTCCCCGCTCAGACTTCTGTCTAGCCGCAGCTCGAGTGGCCCATCTCCGTGCCTGTGGCCCTCCAGCTGTTCGAGAACGTGTCACATGGCACCTCTTCTGGCCGCGTGACACACCTCCAGGAGCGGACTGGCACCAGGTTGTGGAGGAAGACTCCGTTGACTGTAACGATGATAAAACAGCATTAGTGCGTGGATATCGTGCAATAAAAAGCCTCCCATACCCCGTAAATGTAGCTCGTAATGTGGCGCGATCAGCAGCACCTACGTGGTTTGTGCTCCCATCAGATGTAGAACTATATCCATCACAAGGTTTAGCAGAGCAGTTTTTGGGACTGATCCAGCTTGTGAATGAGGAGAAAGAGGTGAGAGTATCAAGTGTGTGGCCACGGGTGTACGTGGTGCCTGTGTTTGAAGTGGCTACTGTTGTGCCATTGAACAAGGAAGAGCTGGTGCACCAGTACCTGCAGAATGACGCTGTTTACTTCCATCGCCATATATGTGCTCACTGTCAACGATTCCCTGGTCTGGCAGACTGGGTACACCAGCTAGGCACACCTGGCACACTTCAG GTTTTCTCTGTGGTAAAGCGACAATACCCATACCATCGGTGGGAACCTATTTACATATGCACTAAGGATGAGCCTTTGTATGATGAAAGGCTATCATGGGAGGGTCTTCAGGACAAAATGACACAG ATGCATGAGCTGTGTCTTAGAGGATACAATTTGGTAATCTTGGACAGAGCATTTTTAGTCCATGCTCCCGGAATCAAGAGGAGGAACAAGAATAAAGCTAAAGACGATGCATGGCGAGATCCATTTGTTTCCAAGAACTCCAGAATATATGACCAGATCATGGAAGAAATGCAAAATAAATTTGGCCCCAGTGAAAAATGTCGCCGTCACTGA